One window of Sphingomonas sp. KC8 genomic DNA carries:
- the ftsA gene encoding cell division protein FtsA — protein MAQVRSENLITALDIGSSKVCALIAEIPEGGGEIQVLGTGQRESKGVRHGYVADMERTEAAIREAVEQAERIARTNIDEVWVSFSAGGLVSNLAAVEVDLGGHRIEQTDIDALLNAGRNAIDPEGRMVLHAQPTLYTLDGLKGTKTPLGLHCDRLGVDIHVVAAEASPVRNVDLCVRSAHLAVKSIVASPIAAGMACLSDEERDLGVALVEMGAGVTNVSLFAGGMLVGLASLPMGAADITDNIASAFGTRRFDAERLKTFYGSAMTSPRDNHDMIDIVPVAGAQDGADPMRITRAQLIAIIRQQLERWMGEIGTTLKALGFTGPVSRQIVLTGGGAEMKGIADYAQGLLGQSVRVGRPRGLAGLPEAHSGPAFATLAGLIHYAASDPLDLRAIAPTTQTVHRVSGSGMFQRMIAAFRNGY, from the coding sequence ATGGCGCAGGTTCGCAGCGAAAATCTGATCACCGCGCTGGACATCGGTTCATCGAAGGTCTGCGCGCTGATTGCCGAAATCCCCGAAGGGGGCGGCGAGATCCAGGTGCTTGGCACCGGCCAGCGCGAAAGCAAGGGCGTGCGCCACGGCTATGTCGCCGACATGGAGCGCACCGAAGCCGCGATCCGCGAGGCGGTGGAGCAGGCCGAACGCATCGCGCGCACCAACATCGACGAGGTGTGGGTGAGCTTTTCGGCGGGCGGCCTCGTCAGCAACCTGGCGGCGGTCGAGGTCGATCTGGGCGGGCATCGCATCGAACAGACCGATATCGATGCACTGCTGAACGCCGGGCGCAATGCGATCGACCCCGAGGGCCGCATGGTGCTCCACGCGCAGCCGACGCTCTACACCCTTGATGGACTGAAGGGCACGAAGACGCCGCTGGGCCTGCATTGCGATCGCCTGGGCGTCGACATCCACGTCGTCGCGGCCGAAGCATCGCCGGTGCGCAACGTCGATCTGTGCGTCCGTTCGGCGCATCTGGCGGTGAAATCGATCGTCGCCTCGCCGATCGCGGCCGGAATGGCCTGTCTTTCGGACGAGGAACGCGATCTGGGGGTGGCGCTCGTCGAAATGGGCGCGGGTGTCACCAATGTATCACTGTTCGCCGGCGGGATGCTCGTGGGCCTTGCATCCTTGCCGATGGGGGCGGCCGATATCACCGACAATATCGCCTCGGCGTTCGGCACCCGTCGGTTCGACGCGGAGCGGTTGAAGACCTTCTACGGATCGGCGATGACCAGCCCACGCGACAATCACGACATGATCGATATCGTGCCGGTGGCGGGCGCGCAGGATGGTGCGGATCCGATGCGGATCACTCGCGCGCAGCTGATCGCCATCATTCGCCAGCAACTGGAACGCTGGATGGGTGAGATCGGCACGACGTTGAAAGCATTGGGTTTCACCGGTCCGGTCAGCCGTCAGATCGTGCTGACGGGCGGCGGTGCGGAGATGAAAGGCATTGCCGATTATGCGCAGGGCCTGCTCGGCCAGTCGGTGCGTGTCGGGCGGCCGCGTGGCCTTGCCGGGCTGCCCGAGGCGCATAGCGGCCCGGCCTTTGCGACGCTGGCCGGCCTGATCCATTATGCGGCGTCAGATCCGCTCGATTTGCGGGCGATCGCGCCGACGACACAGACGGTTCATCGTGTCAGCGGTAGCGGGATGTTCCAGCGGATGATTGCTGCTTTTCGGAATGGCTATTGA
- a CDS encoding cell division protein FtsQ/DivIB: protein MSRGGDRDDRARIRRGAQPRKRVPVKGRPKKSASAPLFTLSPPVAAIARRAANYGLVALVLGGIVAGVMAMRLPQMIGIEIGEGIGKAGFAVKKVEITGIDRMDRAPVEDAAFSAQELAMPLVDLSAIRGRLLQQGWVKDARVSRRLPDTLVIDIVERDPAAIWQHRQRLHLIDADGRVIEQLRLTGTPLPDLPILIGPNANYQVAALDRLLQASPQLKPMLDGASWIGDRRWDIRFRSGETLSLPEGEGAARTALAEFGERDGNMRLLGQGMLRFDMRNPGRIIVRPAAKPVAGPANATPRHAVEREGEEDEPPVARDARSI from the coding sequence ATGAGCCGCGGCGGCGACCGTGACGATCGGGCACGTATTCGGCGTGGCGCCCAGCCGCGCAAGCGCGTGCCGGTAAAGGGGCGGCCGAAGAAATCGGCCAGCGCCCCGCTGTTCACGTTGTCGCCGCCTGTTGCCGCCATTGCGCGGCGCGCGGCCAATTATGGGCTGGTGGCGCTTGTCCTTGGCGGGATCGTTGCCGGGGTAATGGCGATGCGCCTGCCGCAGATGATCGGCATCGAAATCGGCGAAGGGATCGGCAAGGCCGGTTTCGCCGTGAAGAAGGTGGAGATTACCGGGATCGACCGGATGGATCGCGCGCCGGTGGAGGACGCGGCCTTTTCCGCGCAGGAACTGGCGATGCCGCTGGTCGATCTGTCGGCGATCCGGGGCCGGCTGCTCCAGCAGGGGTGGGTGAAGGATGCCCGCGTTTCGCGTCGCCTGCCCGATACGCTGGTGATCGATATCGTCGAACGCGATCCGGCGGCGATCTGGCAGCACCGTCAGCGGCTGCATTTGATCGACGCCGATGGCCGGGTGATCGAACAGTTGCGGTTGACCGGCACGCCGCTGCCCGATCTGCCCATCCTGATCGGTCCCAACGCCAATTATCAGGTGGCGGCACTCGATCGGCTGTTGCAGGCGTCGCCGCAGCTGAAGCCGATGCTGGACGGGGCAAGCTGGATCGGCGATCGGCGCTGGGATATCCGGTTTCGTTCGGGCGAAACCCTGTCGCTGCCCGAAGGCGAGGGCGCGGCCCGCACGGCGCTGGCCGAATTTGGTGAACGCGACGGCAATATGCGATTGCTGGGGCAGGGGATGCTGCGGTTCGACATGCGCAATCCCGGCCGGATCATCGTGCGGCCGGCGGCAAAGCCGGTGGCGGGGCCGGCGAACGCGACCCCGCGTCATGCTGTCGAGCGCGAGGGGGAGGAAGACGAACCACCCGTCGCGCGCGACGCACGGAGCATCTGA
- a CDS encoding D-alanine--D-alanine ligase: MSVKPLHVAVLMGGWSSERDVSLTSGKGVADALESLGHQVTRIDMGRDVAQRLHDAKPDVVFNALHGTPGEDGTIQGLLDIMGLKYTHSGLATSVIAIDKQLTKHELVPHGVRMPAGVVVQSDSLYASDPLPRPYVLKPINEGSSVGVAIVTADGKYGNPIARDSEGPWQHFDQLLAEPFIRGRELTVAVLGDRALAVTELCPKSGFYDYDAKYTDGLTVHVCPAEIPDDIAEAAKAMALKAHQLLGCKGTSRSDFRWDDEQGEAGLYLLEVNTQPGMTPLSLVPEQARYIGLGYADLVQRIVEDAL; encoded by the coding sequence GTGAGTGTGAAGCCCCTGCATGTCGCGGTGTTGATGGGCGGTTGGTCGTCCGAACGCGACGTGTCTTTGACGTCCGGCAAGGGCGTCGCCGACGCGCTGGAATCGCTTGGCCACCAGGTCACGCGGATCGATATGGGCCGCGATGTCGCTCAGCGCCTGCATGACGCAAAGCCCGACGTGGTGTTCAACGCGCTCCACGGCACGCCCGGCGAAGACGGCACCATTCAGGGCCTGCTCGATATCATGGGGCTGAAATATACCCATAGCGGCCTTGCGACATCGGTGATCGCGATCGACAAGCAACTGACCAAGCATGAACTGGTGCCGCATGGCGTGCGGATGCCGGCCGGCGTGGTCGTACAATCCGACAGCCTGTATGCTAGCGATCCGCTGCCGCGCCCATATGTGCTGAAACCGATCAACGAAGGATCGTCGGTCGGCGTCGCCATCGTCACGGCCGATGGCAAGTACGGCAACCCGATTGCGCGCGACAGCGAAGGGCCGTGGCAGCATTTCGATCAGTTGCTGGCCGAACCGTTCATCCGGGGCCGCGAATTGACGGTGGCGGTGCTGGGCGATCGGGCGCTGGCGGTGACCGAATTGTGCCCCAAAAGCGGCTTTTACGATTATGACGCCAAATATACCGATGGCCTGACCGTCCACGTCTGCCCGGCTGAAATCCCCGATGATATTGCCGAAGCCGCCAAGGCGATGGCGCTGAAGGCGCATCAGTTGCTGGGGTGCAAGGGCACGTCGCGGTCCGATTTCCGCTGGGATGACGAACAGGGTGAAGCTGGCCTCTATCTGCTGGAAGTGAACACCCAGCCGGGTATGACGCCCTTGAGCTTGGTGCCCGAACAGGCGCGCTATATCGGCCTTGGCTATGCCGATCTGGTGCAGCGGATCGTGGAGGATGCCCTATGA
- the murB gene encoding UDP-N-acetylmuramate dehydrogenase, which produces MPAVRGKLTPGAPLAPLVWFKSGGSAEWLFEPKDVDDLAAFLADLDPAVPVMGLGLGSNMIVRDGGVPGVVVRLGKAFARVERLDPTTLRCGGGASGILVSSSARDAGIGGVEFLRSIPGTVGGFVRMNGGAYGREVKDILVECDIVLRSGERRTLALADLGYTYRHSELPDGAIVVSATFRGHPDEPEAIQREMDRIAAEREASQPLRSKTGGSTFKNPIGHKAWALVDAAGCRGLRRGDAQVSEKHCNFLLNLGAASSADIEALGEEVRTRVKAHSGVTLEWEIQRVGVAK; this is translated from the coding sequence ATGCCGGCGGTGCGTGGCAAGCTGACGCCGGGCGCGCCGCTCGCGCCGCTCGTCTGGTTCAAGAGCGGTGGCAGCGCCGAATGGCTGTTCGAGCCGAAGGATGTGGACGATCTGGCGGCGTTCCTGGCCGATCTCGATCCGGCGGTGCCGGTGATGGGGCTGGGCCTTGGATCGAACATGATCGTGCGCGACGGCGGCGTGCCGGGCGTGGTGGTGCGGCTGGGCAAGGCGTTCGCCAGGGTCGAGCGGCTGGATCCGACCACCCTGCGCTGCGGCGGCGGGGCGAGCGGTATCCTCGTTTCTTCGTCCGCGCGCGATGCGGGGATTGGCGGGGTGGAATTTCTGCGCTCGATCCCCGGCACGGTCGGCGGGTTCGTGCGTATGAACGGCGGCGCTTATGGCCGTGAGGTGAAGGACATCCTCGTCGAGTGCGACATCGTACTGCGATCGGGCGAGCGCCGGACGCTGGCGCTCGCCGACCTTGGCTACACCTATCGTCATTCCGAATTGCCGGACGGCGCGATCGTCGTGTCCGCCACCTTCCGGGGACATCCGGACGAACCGGAAGCCATCCAGCGCGAGATGGACCGGATCGCGGCCGAGCGCGAGGCATCGCAGCCGCTGCGGTCCAAAACGGGTGGATCGACCTTCAAGAACCCAATAGGCCACAAAGCCTGGGCGCTGGTGGATGCCGCCGGTTGCCGGGGCCTGCGCCGCGGTGACGCGCAGGTTTCGGAAAAGCATTGCAACTTCCTGCTGAACCTTGGGGCGGCGTCGTCCGCCGATATCGAGGCGCTGGGCGAGGAGGTGCGGACCAGGGTGAAGGCGCATTCCGGCGTGACGCTGGAATGGGAAATCCAGCGTGTAGGAGTGGCGAAGTGA
- the murC gene encoding UDP-N-acetylmuramate--L-alanine ligase: MKGVAKDIGTIHFIGIGGIGMSGIAEVMHNLGYKVQGSDVAEGYVVEGLRKRGIAVSIGHKAENLGDAAVVVTSTAIKRGNPEVELALERRIPVVRRAEMLAELMRLKSTVAIAGTHGKTTTTSMVAALLDAGGVDPTVINGGIINSYGSNARLGASDWMVVEADESDGSFLRLDGTIAVVTNIDPEHLDHYGSFDAVKDAFVEFVENVPFYGAALLCLDHPEVQAVIPRVRDRRVVTYGFSAQADVRGVNVTPIPGGNRFETIIRERDGTTRSIEGIELPMPGRHNVQNALAAIGVAIEMGIPDDVIQTGFSKFGGVKRRFTKVGDVDGITVIDDYGHHPVEIRAVLSAAREGAQGRVIAVVQPHRFTRLHDLMDEFQSAFNDADIVYVAPVYAAGEAPMEGVDAAALVKGLKTRGHRAAFEIADAAALATEMARVAEPSDMIICLGAGDITKWAAGLADGISAARKVAG, encoded by the coding sequence GTGAAGGGCGTCGCCAAGGATATCGGCACCATCCATTTCATCGGCATCGGCGGCATCGGCATGTCCGGCATCGCCGAAGTGATGCACAATCTGGGCTATAAGGTGCAGGGTTCGGACGTGGCCGAAGGCTATGTCGTCGAAGGGCTGCGCAAGCGCGGCATCGCCGTTTCGATCGGCCACAAGGCGGAAAATCTGGGCGATGCGGCGGTGGTCGTCACCTCCACCGCGATCAAGCGCGGCAATCCCGAAGTCGAACTGGCGCTGGAACGCCGCATCCCCGTGGTGCGCCGGGCCGAAATGCTGGCCGAACTGATGCGCCTGAAATCCACGGTCGCGATTGCGGGTACGCACGGCAAGACGACGACGACGTCGATGGTGGCGGCGCTGCTCGATGCCGGCGGGGTCGACCCGACGGTGATCAATGGCGGGATCATCAACAGCTACGGATCGAACGCCCGGCTGGGCGCGTCGGACTGGATGGTGGTTGAAGCCGACGAGAGCGACGGCAGCTTCCTGCGGCTGGACGGCACGATCGCGGTCGTCACCAATATCGATCCCGAACATCTCGACCATTATGGTTCGTTCGATGCGGTGAAGGATGCGTTCGTCGAGTTCGTCGAGAATGTGCCTTTCTATGGTGCGGCGCTTTTGTGCCTCGATCATCCCGAAGTGCAGGCGGTGATCCCGCGCGTGCGCGATCGCCGCGTCGTCACCTACGGCTTTTCGGCGCAGGCCGATGTGCGCGGCGTCAACGTCACCCCGATCCCCGGCGGCAACCGGTTTGAAACGATCATCCGCGAGCGCGACGGCACGACCCGTTCGATCGAAGGGATCGAACTGCCGATGCCCGGCCGCCACAATGTGCAGAACGCGCTCGCCGCGATCGGCGTGGCGATCGAAATGGGCATCCCCGACGATGTGATCCAGACCGGCTTTTCGAAGTTTGGCGGGGTCAAGCGCCGCTTCACCAAGGTCGGCGACGTCGATGGCATCACCGTGATCGACGATTATGGCCATCATCCTGTGGAAATCCGCGCGGTGCTGTCCGCTGCGCGCGAAGGCGCCCAGGGCCGGGTGATCGCGGTGGTCCAGCCGCACCGCTTCACGCGCCTGCATGATCTGATGGATGAGTTCCAGTCCGCCTTCAACGATGCCGACATCGTCTATGTCGCGCCGGTTTATGCGGCTGGCGAAGCGCCGATGGAGGGTGTTGACGCGGCCGCGCTGGTGAAGGGTCTCAAGACACGCGGGCATCGGGCGGCGTTCGAGATTGCCGATGCGGCGGCGCTGGCGACCGAAATGGCGCGAGTAGCCGAACCGAGCGACATGATCATCTGTCTGGGCGCCGGCGACATCACCAAATGGGCGGCGGGGCTGGCCGATGGCATATCGGCGGCGCGCAAGGTGGCCGGCTGA
- the murG gene encoding undecaprenyldiphospho-muramoylpentapeptide beta-N-acetylglucosaminyltransferase, whose amino-acid sequence MSVTRHFVLAAGGTGGHMMPAHALAAELIGRGHRVALVTDERGAKIPGLFQGAQTHILPAGRMAGGPVGWMRAGRSILAGRDMARRLYEAFEPSAVVGFGGYPALPAMLAAFKDGIPTAIHEQNAVLGRVNRLLARKVDAIATAYPVVQRLAPRHEGKTHLVGNPVREEVRALRDQPFPPLTEDGVFRVLVTGGSQGATVLSQVVPEGLGLLPLNFRRRLQVTQQCRPEDIEDVRARYAALGIPADLATYMPDMPDRLAWAHLVIARAGASTIAELTVAGRPAILIPLPSATDDHQTANAAELHEAGGARAIQQRRFTAVELAKQMQKLALEPGSLQNAAKRAWGCGRPDAAASLADLVESLGRTPIMEPLPVKPAEDLPSLGGREAFA is encoded by the coding sequence ATGAGCGTCACCCGCCATTTCGTCCTCGCCGCCGGCGGCACCGGTGGCCACATGATGCCGGCGCACGCGCTGGCGGCCGAGCTGATCGGGCGCGGGCATCGGGTGGCGCTCGTCACCGATGAACGCGGCGCGAAGATTCCCGGCCTGTTCCAGGGCGCGCAGACCCATATCCTGCCGGCGGGCCGCATGGCCGGCGGGCCAGTGGGCTGGATGCGCGCGGGCCGATCAATCCTGGCCGGGCGCGATATGGCGCGGCGGCTGTACGAGGCGTTCGAGCCGTCGGCCGTGGTCGGCTTTGGCGGCTATCCCGCGCTGCCGGCGATGCTGGCGGCGTTCAAGGATGGCATCCCCACCGCGATCCACGAACAGAATGCCGTGCTGGGCCGGGTCAACCGGTTGCTGGCGCGCAAGGTGGATGCGATCGCGACCGCCTATCCGGTCGTCCAGCGGCTGGCGCCGCGCCATGAAGGCAAGACCCATCTGGTCGGCAATCCGGTGCGCGAAGAAGTGCGCGCGCTGCGCGACCAGCCGTTCCCGCCATTGACCGAGGATGGGGTGTTCCGGGTGCTCGTCACCGGCGGCAGCCAGGGGGCGACCGTGCTGTCGCAGGTCGTGCCGGAAGGGCTGGGGCTGCTGCCGCTCAATTTCCGCCGCCGCCTGCAGGTGACGCAGCAATGCCGACCCGAGGATATCGAGGACGTCCGCGCGCGTTATGCCGCCCTTGGCATTCCGGCCGATCTGGCGACCTATATGCCCGACATGCCCGATCGGCTGGCCTGGGCGCATCTGGTGATCGCGCGGGCGGGGGCATCGACGATCGCCGAGCTGACGGTTGCGGGGCGCCCGGCGATCCTGATCCCGTTGCCGTCGGCGACCGACGATCATCAGACCGCCAATGCCGCCGAACTGCACGAAGCGGGCGGCGCGCGCGCGATCCAGCAGCGCCGCTTCACCGCCGTCGAACTGGCCAAGCAGATGCAGAAGCTGGCACTGGAGCCGGGATCGTTGCAGAATGCGGCGAAACGGGCCTGGGGCTGCGGCCGGCCGGATGCGGCGGCATCGCTTGCCGATTTGGTCGAAAGTCTCGGCCGTACACCGATCATGGAACCATTGCCGGTCAAGCCGGCGGAAGACTTGCCGTCACTGGGCGGCCGGGAGGCATTTGCGTGA
- a CDS encoding FtsW/RodA/SpoVE family cell cycle protein, protein MTGSTVYRQKPAQVVRLGRADRSWYATWFWEIDRVLLLLVAMLIGAGLIAVAAASPSAAAKDHVPALHYFWRQLVWVGLGLPVMIGVSMLPQNVARRLSIGGAVCFTVLLMLVPLIGTEVNGAVRWLGVDPVRFQPSEFLKPFFVVAIAWMLSLRQQDKGLPMVPLTGALVALIAALLMKQPDFGQTVIFCAVWAALLVISGVQLRFLLMLGGAGVGLLALAFVFYQNGRDRVIEFLTGSGDTYHVDVGYATITNGGLVGLGPGGGIQKFRLPEAHNDYIFSVIGEEFGLISCLAIALIYLAIMVRVFLKLLDEDDHFIILASAGLAIQFGLQAVINMAVNVQLVPSKGMTLPFISYGGSSLLAVSMGFGLLLAFTKRNPFLRRSPYVVTWSGK, encoded by the coding sequence ATGACGGGATCGACGGTCTATCGCCAGAAACCGGCCCAGGTGGTGCGGCTCGGCCGGGCCGATCGCAGCTGGTATGCGACATGGTTCTGGGAAATCGACCGCGTATTGCTGCTCTTGGTGGCGATGCTGATCGGCGCCGGGCTGATCGCGGTGGCGGCGGCGTCGCCGTCGGCGGCGGCCAAGGATCATGTGCCCGCGCTCCATTATTTCTGGCGCCAGCTCGTCTGGGTGGGGCTTGGCCTGCCGGTGATGATCGGCGTTTCCATGCTGCCGCAGAATGTGGCGCGGCGCCTGTCGATCGGCGGGGCTGTGTGCTTCACCGTCCTGCTGATGCTGGTGCCGCTGATCGGGACCGAGGTGAACGGCGCGGTGCGCTGGCTGGGTGTTGATCCGGTGCGGTTCCAGCCGTCCGAATTTCTAAAACCCTTCTTCGTCGTCGCGATCGCGTGGATGCTGTCGCTGCGCCAGCAGGACAAGGGACTGCCGATGGTGCCGCTGACCGGCGCGCTGGTGGCGCTGATCGCGGCCCTGCTGATGAAGCAGCCCGATTTCGGCCAGACCGTGATCTTCTGCGCGGTGTGGGCCGCGTTGCTCGTCATTTCCGGCGTGCAACTGCGCTTTTTGCTGATGCTGGGCGGCGCGGGTGTCGGCCTGCTGGCGCTGGCGTTCGTGTTTTACCAGAACGGGCGCGATCGCGTGATCGAGTTCCTGACCGGCAGCGGCGACACCTACCATGTCGATGTCGGCTATGCGACGATCACCAATGGCGGCCTTGTCGGCCTTGGCCCCGGTGGCGGCATCCAGAAATTCCGGCTGCCCGAAGCGCATAATGATTATATCTTCTCGGTGATCGGGGAGGAGTTCGGCCTGATCTCCTGTCTGGCCATCGCCCTTATCTATCTGGCGATCATGGTGCGCGTATTCCTGAAATTGCTCGACGAGGACGATCATTTCATCATCCTCGCGTCCGCCGGCCTCGCCATTCAGTTCGGCTTGCAGGCGGTGATCAACATGGCGGTCAACGTCCAGCTTGTGCCATCGAAGGGGATGACCCTGCCGTTCATCAGCTATGGCGGATCGTCGCTGCTGGCCGTGTCGATGGGCTTCGGCTTGCTCCTCGCCTTCACCAAGCGCAATCCGTTCCTGCGGCGATCGCCTTATGTGGTGACATGGAGCGGCAAATGA
- the murD gene encoding UDP-N-acetylmuramoyl-L-alanine--D-glutamate ligase, with the protein MITSPAFAGKKYAVLGLARSGLATVDALLESGADVVAWDDRDEARAKVAGRATLADPLAIDLAGFDGVIVSPGVPIIRHPIRTKAEAAGVPLIGDVELFAQARASLPAHKVVGITGTNGKSTTTALVRHILDTAGVPALMGGNIGLPILSRDPLPEGGVYVLELSSYQIDLTYSLDCDVAVLLNITPDHLDRYDGFEGYAASKARLFAMQGPGRVAVVDYAAEMAHRVLDDAEDPMIQFISDVVIGDQAAWPALQGPHNAQNVAVATAVARALGVGEAAIEQGLRTYPGLPHRMERVAEKGGVLFVNDSKATNATSTAPALAAYPKIHWILGGLPKTDELDACAPHYAHVVAAYVIGDAGPMFARILRDAGKPVTESGTLDQAVRDAAAAAKPGDVVMLSPACASFDQFRDFEARGDAFRAAVEALA; encoded by the coding sequence ATGATCACCAGCCCCGCCTTTGCCGGCAAGAAATACGCCGTCCTCGGCCTCGCGCGATCGGGGCTGGCGACGGTTGATGCGTTGCTGGAAAGCGGCGCGGACGTCGTCGCGTGGGATGACAGGGACGAGGCACGCGCCAAGGTGGCAGGGCGGGCGACGCTCGCCGATCCGCTGGCGATCGACCTGGCCGGCTTTGACGGGGTGATCGTATCGCCGGGCGTGCCGATCATCCGCCATCCGATCCGCACCAAGGCGGAAGCCGCCGGCGTGCCGCTGATCGGTGACGTGGAGTTGTTCGCACAGGCGCGGGCATCGCTGCCCGCGCACAAGGTGGTCGGCATCACCGGCACCAACGGCAAATCGACGACGACGGCGCTGGTGCGCCACATCCTCGATACCGCAGGCGTGCCCGCGTTGATGGGCGGTAATATCGGCCTGCCGATCCTGTCGCGCGATCCGCTGCCGGAAGGTGGTGTCTATGTGCTCGAACTGTCGAGCTATCAGATCGATCTGACCTACAGCCTCGATTGCGATGTCGCGGTGCTGCTGAACATCACGCCCGATCATCTCGATCGTTATGACGGGTTCGAAGGTTACGCCGCATCCAAGGCGCGTCTGTTTGCGATGCAAGGGCCGGGCCGCGTCGCGGTGGTCGATTATGCCGCCGAGATGGCGCATCGCGTACTGGATGACGCCGAAGACCCGATGATCCAGTTCATTTCGGACGTCGTTATCGGCGACCAGGCGGCATGGCCGGCGTTGCAGGGGCCGCACAACGCGCAGAATGTGGCGGTCGCAACCGCCGTTGCGCGCGCGCTGGGGGTGGGTGAAGCCGCCATCGAACAGGGCCTGCGTACCTATCCCGGCCTGCCGCACCGCATGGAACGGGTGGCGGAAAAGGGTGGCGTGCTGTTCGTCAACGACAGCAAGGCAACCAACGCGACGTCGACCGCGCCGGCGCTGGCCGCTTATCCGAAGATCCACTGGATATTGGGCGGCCTGCCCAAGACCGACGAACTGGATGCCTGCGCACCACATTATGCTCATGTCGTCGCCGCCTATGTGATCGGCGATGCCGGCCCGATGTTCGCGCGGATCCTGCGCGACGCGGGCAAGCCGGTGACGGAGAGCGGAACGCTCGATCAGGCGGTGCGCGATGCGGCGGCCGCGGCCAAGCCCGGCGACGTCGTGATGCTGTCGCCGGCCTGCGCGTCGTTCGATCAGTTCCGCGATTTCGAAGCGCGGGGCGATGCGTTCCGCGCGGCGGTAGAGGCGCTGGCATGA
- the mraY gene encoding phospho-N-acetylmuramoyl-pentapeptide-transferase, giving the protein MLYLIADQLGFPGGLNLIRYLTFRAGAAAITALVIGLIIGPKFIGWLRVRQGKGQPIRSDGPKTHLAKVGTPTMGGLMILIAIAISMLLWMDLSNRYVWACLFVTVGFGVIGFLDDYDKVKKRSHKGVSGKTRLAAEFLIAGIASWLIVSGNGTELYVPFYNGAVIDLGPAYILFAAFVIVGAGNAVNLTDGLDGLATMPVIIASLAFFVIAYLVGNVKFATYLGIPHVPGAGDLIILTAAIIGAGLAFLWFNAPPAAVFMGDTGSLALGGALGALAVVTHHEIVLAIVGGLFVLEAVSVIIQVYYYKRTGKRVFRMAPIHHHFEQLGWSEPTVVIRFWIISFVLALAGLATLKLR; this is encoded by the coding sequence ATGCTCTATCTGATCGCCGATCAGCTCGGATTTCCGGGCGGACTGAATCTTATCCGTTACCTTACCTTCCGCGCGGGTGCGGCGGCCATCACCGCGCTGGTCATCGGCCTGATCATCGGGCCGAAGTTCATCGGCTGGCTGCGTGTGCGGCAGGGCAAGGGCCAGCCGATTCGCAGCGATGGCCCCAAGACCCACCTTGCCAAGGTCGGCACGCCGACGATGGGCGGGCTGATGATCCTGATCGCGATTGCGATTTCGATGCTGCTGTGGATGGACCTGTCCAACCGCTATGTCTGGGCATGCCTGTTCGTCACCGTCGGCTTCGGCGTGATCGGGTTCCTCGACGATTATGACAAGGTGAAGAAGCGTAGCCACAAGGGCGTTTCGGGCAAGACGCGGCTGGCCGCCGAATTCCTCATCGCGGGGATCGCCAGCTGGCTGATCGTTTCGGGCAACGGCACCGAACTTTACGTGCCCTTCTACAACGGCGCGGTGATCGATCTCGGCCCGGCCTATATCCTGTTCGCAGCCTTCGTGATCGTGGGGGCAGGCAATGCCGTGAACCTGACGGACGGGCTGGACGGGCTGGCGACGATGCCGGTGATCATCGCCAGCCTTGCCTTCTTCGTGATCGCCTATCTGGTCGGCAACGTGAAATTCGCGACCTATCTGGGCATTCCGCATGTGCCGGGTGCTGGCGACCTGATCATCCTGACCGCCGCGATCATTGGCGCGGGCCTTGCCTTCCTGTGGTTCAACGCGCCCCCGGCGGCGGTGTTCATGGGCGATACCGGCAGCCTGGCCCTTGGCGGCGCGTTGGGCGCGCTGGCGGTGGTGACGCATCATGAAATCGTGCTGGCGATCGTCGGCGGCTTGTTCGTGCTCGAAGCCGTGTCGGTGATCATCCAGGTTTATTATTACAAGCGCACCGGCAAGCGCGTGTTCAGGATGGCGCCGATCCACCACCATTTCGAACAGCTTGGCTGGTCTGAACCGACCGTCGTGATCCGCTTCTGGATCATTTCCTTCGTGCTGGCGCTGGCCGGCCTTGCGACGCTGAAGCTCAGATGA